The Candidatus Thermoplasmatota archaeon genomic sequence AGTTTCTCAGCCGCCTGTTTCATAGCAACACCAAGATCCAAACCATTACTAACAAGATATTGATTACCCCTACAAGAAACATGAACCTCACCATCTTTTCTTGTAAGAGCAAACAAAGGCTTGCTTCTATCAAAAAGATAATTAACTGCGATACCGCAAATAACGCCACCCCGCGACGAGTCATTGCTGTAGAAATACCTAAAGTTTTCTTTCTCTTCACAACCATCTCTCTCAAGCTTTAATAATTCATCCAGTATACTTTTTCTGTATTCTTTCTCAAGTTTCAATGCATCCTCAAAAACTGTTTTATCATTTAGACAAATCAACAACCCAAGGCTGCGGTTTCCACCTTTCCCACAAGAATCCAATAGGTCTGCAAAACGTTCCAGCTCACATCGAAGCTTATCAGACCAATAACGTTCCCTTATAACTGTGTCAAGAATGTTTTTTTCGCAACCATTTTTTATAAGATTTAAAATCAATAATGATTGAAGCTGCTTTTTCTTTTTTTTATCAACATCCTCTAACTTTGTGTTTTCACTAATATGTAGTTTTTCTAGTAAAACAAGTATTTTTTCTTTGTCACCTGATAAACCAAGATAAAAAGGGTCTATAGAATAAAAAATAGCATCAAAAATGTTTTTACCATAAAGTTTAATGCTATTTTCTTTTTTTAGATAATTATTTTTAATTGCTTCATCAAGAATAGTTTTGTTGTAACCTCTTATCCCACCTATATACTGTTTATCACCCATTGCACCAGCAAGTGCAAGCGATATCAAATCCTCATTTTTTTTGTCCAATGTTTTTGCCAACAAGTAGGTTAGTGTAGCACCACATGCCTCATAGTTACCATCTATACCAAGCAGGTTTGAGTTGATCTGCACTATATCGTCGCTGGTTTCTGTTTTGTGGTATTGATGATGATCTATGATGATAGCTTTGCAACCAAGTTTTTCAATTGTTTCTATCTGCCCACTGCCCATGTCTAAGAAAAATATGATCTCGTTTTCCTCTTGTTTAAGCCTCTCAAAACCGTGTGTAAACGGGTTCCTCATCAAAGTGACATGAAAATCATAGCCTTTACGGTACAATGCATTGCATATTATTCCAGCTGATGTTATACCATCTGCGTCGTAATGTGAAACAACTCTTATTCTCGTACACTTTGGGTGGGATAAAAGAAGATTTATCGCTTTTTTGTTTAAC encodes the following:
- a CDS encoding DHH family phosphoesterase produces the protein MIDDLSKLNKKAINLLLSHPKCTRIRVVSHYDADGITSAGIICNALYRKGYDFHVTLMRNPFTHGFERLKQEENEIIFFLDMGSGQIETIEKLGCKAIIIDHHQYHKTETSDDIVQINSNLLGIDGNYEACGATLTYLLAKTLDKKNEDLISLALAGAMGDKQYIGGIRGYNKTILDEAIKNNYLKKENSIKLYGKNIFDAIFYSIDPFYLGLSGDKEKILVLLEKLHISENTKLEDVDKKKKKQLQSLLILNLIKNGCEKNILDTVIRERYWSDKLRCELERFADLLDSCGKGGNRSLGLLICLNDKTVFEDALKLEKEYRKSILDELLKLERDGCEEKENFRYFYSNDSSRGGVICGIAVNYLFDRSKPLFALTRKDGEVHVSCRGNQYLVSNGLDLGVAMKQAAEKLGGHGGGHKIAAGATISSDKEEEFLNIVDEIVEKQMGGVKS